In Salvelinus namaycush isolate Seneca chromosome 16, SaNama_1.0, whole genome shotgun sequence, the sequence CGCACACCCAAGCTGGTCTTCAAGAAGGCCAATAAGTCCCTCAACTCCATGGAGGACGGGGGGCAGAAGCTGCTGTCTCAGAAGCAGGGCTCCATGGAGCTGTCGGTGGGCTCAGGGCTTGAGGCCATGGGCCTCCTCCAGGGCTCCTCTGGTGGGGGCGCCAAGCAGGCCCAGTCAGCCACCAGGCAGGCCCAGTCAGCTACCAGCAACAACTACGACGACGCCATGCAGTTTGTGAAGAAGCGTCGCTACCTCCAACATATGGCCAACAGCGACTATGGGGCACCCTCCCTCCACATGGGCCAGCCCCAGTCCAGCAGTGTGATTCAGGGCTCGCTGGGCCACCACAACGAGCCCACCATGGCCATGCTGGACGCCTTGCCCCTGGACCTCAAGCACCATGACAAGTCATGCATCCCGGACGAGGTGCTCCAGAGCTTGCTGGACCATTACAGCCACAAGTCAGACAACGCGCACCACCACCATAGTGACGTAAGCTTTGACCTCACCGACAGCAGTGGCCCGCACCACGTGGACCTGCAGCCGGCCGCACCTGTCACCCCAGAGCTGGATGACGACTCACCCAACGGCGGCGACAAGCAGGTGGTGATGAGCGAGTACTCCAAATTCCTACTGCAGGCCCTAGAGCGCACCAGCCACAGTGGGCCCTTCCCCACTCTGGGTCCCAGCAGGCCCTTCCCTCTGCTCCCTAGCAGCTCCAGCCCCACAGGGCCCCTCTTCCCTGACAAGCATCTCTACACTACATCCCCGCTGGAATGTGGCTACCCACCATCCATCTCCTTGCCGTTGCCCATCTCCACAGTCTCCTCTTCTTCGTTGTCATCCTCTAAGTCCCACTACGGCATGCTGGTAGGCTCCCTGTCCCAGCCGGCCTTCCACCGCAATGGCCTGGAGGCGGCTAGCCACCAGCAGCTCACCCCGTCTCAGGAGCTTACCGAGCAGCTGGAGAAGCAGCACCACTCCCATGGGTTCCAGCTCACACCCCAGGAGCTGACAGCCGCCGGCGGGGCCACCAAGGAGCAGGGGGCCAAGGGCAACAGGAGCAACGGCACCAACGGCTCCGGCAACTACGCCGACCTAGATGTACCCAAGGAAGTGGACCTTCGGGCTACCTACCAGATCGAGAACTTTGCCCAGGCCTTCGGCTCCCAGTTCAAGTCGGGCCGCCATACCCCGCTGGGTTACAGCGCTGGCCTCGGGCCCGAGGTCGACCAACGAATACGGGCTACTGTGTCAGAATTCTCAGGGTTTACCAGTTTGTTAACTGACGTCAGCGAGCCAGTTAGTACAGGATCGAAAACTGCAACAAGCCAAAGTTTCAGGTAAGGATTAAAAATAGGTGAACCTAGTTGTGGGTTTTGTTTTTCTTTGTGTTCCTATACCCTTCATTTTCTTCTTGTAgcgagatttaaaaaaaaaaaaaaaatgaaacactGCCATTAAATGTTGATAACCAGAACTCTACCAGGGAAGGTCTTTAAGGCCTCAAATGCAATTTTTTGATATTCTTTTGTATCTGTATTTAGTCTTTATTTTGTTAGTGTAGTTGCTATGAAATGAACTAAACCTAGATTTGTATGTAATTTTAAAACAAAAAATTGGGGGGTAGCTATGAACTTAATTATTTTTCTTTCACCTGTAACCCCTTGTTTTTAACAATCATACAGTTGTAAAGTATTAATGAATGATGATAATTACAATAATAATTAAGTTTGTGTCAGGGAAAAGCCCAGAATTCAAATGGCAAAAAAAGTTATATATTGTCTGTTACAAGAATTGTATTACTCAGGAATTAAGGCAAAATTGTGTAATAAGAAGAACTTTGTATTATGAGATGCAACTGGCACACGTTTTACAGGTGTACTTTGAGACTACAAAGCTTTGTTGCTATTTATCCCAGGAGGAGGGCGGAACAAAAAGACTGCAACAACTTCAATGGATCTT encodes:
- the LOC120060918 gene encoding zinc finger protein 281-like isoform X2, translated to MSIIQDKLGNEFLQSNGGMDPNFAPGMLMFSHLPPVTSFTCLTSQSVMGGNQPQEIILKKERDSPPHAGSFLHGMGIKQERMSELDYRVPLYGGGGLGGSCGGGGMRKGNEMLEMQFGGGHHHNHQNMLLHDLSNGRIGELVSGRPVKGTKESSGRRRKSDGEGKARRKRGEHKTLDGDGGGQSPNSKPHICEHCNAAFRSSYHLRRHVLIHTGERPFRCSQCNMSFIQKYLLQRHEKIHSGEKPFSCDQCNMCFIQKYHMERHKRTHSGEKPYRCDTCQQFFSRTDRLLKHKRTCGEALKKGLDPSMLQLADADIGHGSYSLTQGNATATSGRRRGKSKNAGEGIERKRKRTVAATVSSGSLQDYGMECSDLGPSIQGRTPKLVFKKANKSLNSMEDGGQKLLSQKQGSMELSVGSGLEAMGLLQGSSGGGAKQAQSATRQAQSATSNNYDDAMQFVKKRRYLQHMANSDYGAPSLHMGQPQSSSVIQGSLGHHNEPTMAMLDALPLDLKHHDKSCIPDEVLQSLLDHYSHKSDNAHHHHSDVSFDLTDSSGPHHVDLQPAAPVTPELDDDSPNGGDKQVVMSEYSKFLLQALERTSHSGPFPTLGPSRPFPLLPSSSSPTGPLFPDKHLYTTSPLECGYPPSISLPLPISTVSSSSLSSSKSHYGMLVGSLSQPAFHRNGLEAASHQQLTPSQELTEQLEKQHHSHGFQLTPQELTAAGGATKEQGAKGNRSNGTNGSGNYADLDVPKEVDLRATYQIENFAQAFGSQFKSGRHTPLGYSAGLGPEVDQRIRATVSEFSGFTSLLTDVSEPVSTGSKTATSQSFR